Proteins encoded by one window of Bubalus bubalis isolate 160015118507 breed Murrah chromosome 4, NDDB_SH_1, whole genome shotgun sequence:
- the CCER1 gene encoding coiled-coil domain-containing glutamate-rich protein 1 gives MTQTLDTKEDPLNLGGGWASSAPLRTWSSGPRRRRGAPIYRRRPRYGPKAEYEPPRKQAKQQYGPGPWFQPPWRPYWAVYSNWGRWRGPWCPPPAGFRKPPGRVQVIRVYGLHPLCLCCCSCCHGPWNPGWARPPGRKKRWGRRGRGLRRHPRRSAQRSPPVDLSTLLRPVNLYGWRAPGMRAPRNTTQFIMNQIYEDMRQQEKLERQQEALRAQQAQAAGTASPEGAFGNDAPPSGGQEDEELQDTLYSFVQNPSLVFSPDPDEEKQTATSQLVEEEEEGEREEEEEEWCDEEECDGKELESQEEDEESEAKDEEEGEEADYMEEREEEDEEDEAEEIAEEEEGLAEDEQTEEENHLPLEMPLSFLVGAEEERENFMNCTYLSPKQRIPKVAQEALFMVQDINC, from the coding sequence ATGACCCAGACCCTCGACACAAAAGAGGATCCTCTTAATCTGGGCGGCGGCTGGGCATCCTCAGCCCCGTTACGCACCTGGTCCTCTGGCCCCCGAAGGCGCAGGGGCGCTCCCATTTACAGGCGGCGGCCTCGCTACGGCCCCAAGGCCGAATACGAGCCCCCGAGGAAACAGGCGAAGCAGCAATACGGTCCAGGCCCTTGGTTCCAACCACCCTGGCGTCCCTACTGGGCCGTGTATTCTAACTGGGGGCGCTGGAGAGGGCCCTGGTGCCCACCTCCGGCGGGATTCAGGAAGCCCCCGGGTCGGGTGCAAGTGATCCGGGTGTACGGCCTGCATCCGCTctgcctttgctgctgctcctgctgccatGGGCCCTGGAACCCCGGCTGGGCAAGGCCCCCGGGCAGAAAGAAGCGCTGGGGTCGCCGGGGCCGCGGCCTGCGCCGTCACCCTCGCCGCTCCGCCCAGAGGAGCCCTCCGGTGGATCTGAGCACGCTGCTGCGGCCGGTCAACCTGTACGGGTGGCGCGCCCCTGGCATGCGGGCGCCGCGCAACACCACGCAGTTCATCATGAACCAGATCTACGAGGACATGCGGCAGCAGGAGAAGCTAGAGCGCCAGCAGGAGGCGCTGCGGGCGCAGCAGGCCCAGGCGGCGGGCACAGCCTCCCCGGAGGGCGCCTTCGGAAACGACGCCCCACCTAGCGGTGGCCAGGAAGACGAGGAGCTGCAAGATACTCTGTACAGCTTTGTGCAGAATCCCTCTCTCGTCTTCAGTCCTGACCCAGACGAGGAAAAACAGACGGCCACCTCACAGctggtggaggaggaagaggaaggtgagagagaagaggaggaggaggagtggtgTGACGAGGAGGAGTGTGATGGCAAGGAGCTGGAGAGCCAGGAGGAGGACGAAGAGTCAGAGGCCAAAGATGAGGAGGAGGGCGAAGAGGCTGATTATATGGAGGAGCGggaagaggaagatgaggaggaCGAAGCGGAGGAGAtagcagaggaagaagaggggctGGCGGAGGATGAGCAGACGGAGGAAGAGAATCATTTGCCTCTGGAAATGCCTTTATCATTCCTAGTGGGGgctgaagaagagagagagaactttatgAACTGTACGTATTTAAGCCCCAAACAGAGAATTCCCAAAGTGGCACAGGAAGCTCTCTTCATGGTACAGGACATTAACTGTTAA